The Flavobacteriaceae bacterium 3519-10 genome includes a window with the following:
- a CDS encoding Anthranilate synthase, aminase component codes for MKFNKVIKLKTTVKSTLSDLFTPIGIYLRLRDQFRDTILLESAGNQNTDNNFSFIAVNAVAGIEIRNYTEAQIKFPLESAESINIENEKLTDLLQDFSKVFECEVPPMTIGKVAQGFFGYTSYDAVPFFEHIKFKELSPENNIPLMRYRLYQYVIAINHHNDEMFLIENKIEGLKSEMSVIENLIQQKNAPVFPFAKIGEEESNLTDEEYRNSVETAKKHCFRGDVFQLVLSRRFHQKFRGDEFNVYRALRNINPSPYLFFFDYGDYKLMGSSPESQLIIKNNQAVIHPIAGTFKRTGNIEEDLKAAEELKKDAKENAEHTMLVDLARNDLSILGKNTQVSKLKEIQFFSHVIHMVSEVTADLDKNQNPYEMIATTFPQGTLSGAPKYRAMQLIDGYEKTSRSFYGGSIGFVGFDGSCNQAIMIRTFLSRNNTLFYQAGAGIVARSIAENELQEVNNKLGALKKAIVKAEKII; via the coding sequence ATGAAATTCAATAAAGTAATAAAACTTAAAACTACCGTAAAATCTACGCTAAGCGACCTCTTTACGCCGATCGGAATTTACCTCAGGCTTCGTGATCAGTTTCGGGATACCATCCTCCTCGAAAGCGCCGGAAACCAAAATACCGATAATAATTTTTCGTTTATCGCGGTGAATGCGGTTGCCGGAATTGAGATCCGGAACTACACCGAAGCTCAGATTAAGTTTCCGCTTGAAAGCGCCGAAAGCATCAATATTGAAAATGAAAAACTTACGGATTTACTGCAGGATTTTTCAAAAGTGTTTGAGTGTGAAGTGCCACCAATGACTATCGGAAAGGTTGCGCAGGGATTTTTTGGTTACACTTCGTACGATGCAGTTCCGTTTTTCGAGCATATAAAATTTAAGGAGCTTTCGCCGGAAAACAATATTCCCCTGATGCGGTATCGCCTGTATCAGTACGTTATTGCGATCAATCATCACAATGATGAAATGTTTCTGATCGAAAATAAAATTGAAGGTTTAAAATCCGAAATGTCAGTTATTGAAAATTTAATCCAGCAAAAAAATGCTCCGGTGTTTCCTTTTGCGAAAATAGGAGAGGAAGAATCTAATTTAACCGATGAAGAATACAGAAATTCAGTGGAAACTGCCAAGAAACATTGTTTTCGCGGAGACGTTTTTCAGCTTGTACTGAGCCGCAGGTTTCACCAAAAATTTCGGGGCGACGAATTCAATGTATATCGCGCGTTGCGCAATATAAATCCGTCACCTTATCTTTTTTTCTTTGATTACGGCGACTATAAACTGATGGGCTCCAGCCCGGAAAGCCAACTGATCATCAAAAACAATCAAGCCGTCATTCATCCCATCGCGGGAACTTTCAAACGGACCGGAAACATAGAAGAAGATTTAAAGGCTGCGGAAGAACTCAAAAAAGATGCAAAAGAAAATGCTGAACATACGATGCTTGTGGACCTTGCCAGAAATGATCTGAGCATTTTAGGAAAAAACACCCAAGTTTCCAAACTCAAGGAAATCCAGTTTTTTTCGCACGTTATCCATATGGTTTCTGAGGTTACTGCCGACCTTGACAAAAATCAGAACCCTTATGAAATGATTGCCACGACATTCCCGCAAGGTACATTAAGCGGCGCGCCAAAATACCGCGCGATGCAGCTCATCGACGGATATGAAAAGACTTCGCGGAGTTTCTATGGCGGTTCGATCGGCTTTGTCGGTTTCGACGGAAGCTGTAACCAGGCCATTATGATCCGCACATTTCTAAGCAGGAACAATACTTTGTTTTACCAGGCCGGAGCTGGAATTGTAGCCAGATCTATCGCAGAAAACGAGCTTCAGGAAGTGAACAACAAGCTTGGCGCATTGAAAAAAGCAATTGTGAAAGCAGAAAAAATTATTTAA